A single window of Pontibacillus chungwhensis DNA harbors:
- a CDS encoding SE1561 family protein, which translates to MGKSVEDKASQLQYLTNRFHMLSEVVESMDSAHTDPEDLDRLLQMMKDIEGKIERFKKDWEADR; encoded by the coding sequence ATGGGGAAATCCGTAGAAGATAAAGCATCGCAGCTTCAATACTTAACGAACCGATTTCATATGCTGTCGGAGGTGGTTGAGTCAATGGATAGCGCTCATACCGACCCGGAAGACTTGGATCGTTTATTACAAATGATGAAAGATATTGAAGGGAAGATTGAGCGTTTTAAAAAGGACTGGGAGGCTGATCGTTAA
- a CDS encoding EAL and HDOD domain-containing protein, which translates to MEVYVARQPIFNNQCEVMAYELLYRGSKLDQGFTGIDGDQATAEVMLNSFYHMGFSKIADQKKCFVNFTENLLKSELPFCFPHNQLVIEVLENIPLTAEVVDRCSILKAKGYQIALYDFVYHQNQPYINELLNLADIVKVDIRQYSIQEIKALKDQISTYRLELLAEKVETYEEYLELKTLGFAYYQGFFFSKPVIMTSYDTSLPAFQHIELIKELSQPEPVVSAVAEKIEKDVSLSYKLLKLINSLAYRRIEPIKSIAQAIMLLGFDEVKKWAYVLMLKEMGAKTDSIPYEVMKVCYIRAKLCERISYLIGKEKEASSFFLTGMLSCIPVFLQRPMEECVVELPLHRDIKEALMGFSNEYKEALDLCTSIEKAEWGEIRDRCLTFDMPQGALFGEYRYAIEWAQDLLRLFDNYSRTNA; encoded by the coding sequence ATGGAGGTATATGTAGCGCGGCAGCCCATATTTAATAATCAATGTGAAGTCATGGCTTACGAGCTGTTGTATAGGGGTTCAAAGTTGGATCAAGGCTTCACAGGGATTGATGGGGATCAGGCGACAGCAGAAGTGATGTTGAATAGTTTTTACCATATGGGATTTAGTAAAATAGCAGACCAAAAGAAATGTTTTGTAAACTTCACAGAGAATTTGCTCAAAAGCGAACTCCCATTTTGTTTCCCTCATAATCAGCTTGTTATTGAAGTGTTGGAGAACATTCCTTTAACAGCGGAGGTTGTAGACAGATGTAGCATCTTGAAGGCTAAAGGATACCAGATTGCCTTATATGATTTTGTTTACCACCAGAATCAACCATACATAAATGAATTACTCAATCTAGCGGATATTGTGAAAGTAGATATTCGTCAGTATTCCATTCAAGAAATCAAAGCTTTAAAAGACCAAATCAGTACCTACAGATTAGAACTATTAGCTGAAAAAGTAGAAACCTACGAAGAGTATCTGGAGTTGAAAACATTAGGTTTTGCCTATTACCAGGGCTTCTTTTTCAGTAAGCCTGTCATCATGACCTCCTACGATACATCTCTTCCTGCTTTCCAACATATCGAGTTAATTAAAGAATTGTCTCAACCTGAACCGGTCGTCTCAGCGGTGGCAGAGAAGATTGAAAAAGATGTATCGCTATCTTATAAATTATTAAAGCTTATTAATTCTTTAGCCTACCGTCGCATCGAACCTATTAAATCAATCGCTCAAGCTATAATGTTGCTAGGATTTGATGAGGTGAAGAAGTGGGCCTATGTATTAATGTTGAAGGAAATGGGTGCTAAGACCGATTCGATTCCTTATGAAGTCATGAAGGTTTGTTACATACGAGCCAAATTATGTGAACGAATCTCCTATTTGATCGGCAAGGAGAAGGAAGCATCCAGCTTTTTCTTAACGGGGATGTTATCGTGTATCCCTGTCTTTCTACAAAGACCAATGGAAGAGTGCGTTGTGGAACTTCCTCTTCATCGAGACATCAAGGAAGCGTTAATGGGGTTCTCGAATGAGTATAAGGAAGCATTGGATTTATGTACTTCCATCGAGAAAGCTGAGTGGGGGGAGATACGTGATCGATGTCTTACGTTCGATATGCCACAAGGTGCGCTATTTGGTGAATACCGTTACGCTATTGAATGGGCACAAGACTTGTTGAGGCTTTTCGACAATTATAGTCGCACAAACGCGTAG
- a CDS encoding phospho-sugar mutase, with translation MTWKATFEKWKQYDELETDLGVKLKELEENPAELEDAFYKTLTFGTGGMRGILGPGTNRMNTYTIRKAVEGLALYMLEHIEGARDKGVAIAYDSRYMSQEFSVEAARVLGAHGIKAYVYESLRPTPYLSFAVRHLQTAAGIMITASHNPPEYNGFKVYNDQGAQMPPAEANELISYVNSVESELTVPVLDQEEIERDGLLNWIGEDVDKAYMERLMGIIRNPEMIREQSDISIVFTPLHGTAYQPVLNGLEQAGFTNVHVVEEQAKPDPEFSTVSSPNPEEHQAFAKAIELGKEKGADLLIATDPDADRLGVAVQNEEGEYEVLTGNQLGTLTIDYLLSQTTPLPEDATVIKTIVTTEMGRKVAEHYGARMIETLTGFKFIAEQIEAFNETGDGTFLYGFEESYGYLVDEYVRDKDAVQAAITASELAAYWRQEGKTLYQALRSLYERHGYYLEGLHSLTLKGKEGTEKIQQIMDHFREEQPSQIGSYKVIAVEDYSDQTRTFLDGRKSETIDLPKENVVKYILEEDAWCCLRPSGTEPKIKCYFGVKTDAPETSAERLEELKEAMVSKMESVIQESVK, from the coding sequence ATGACTTGGAAAGCAACTTTCGAAAAATGGAAGCAATACGATGAATTAGAAACGGATCTTGGAGTAAAGCTCAAGGAATTGGAAGAAAATCCTGCTGAACTAGAAGACGCTTTTTATAAAACCCTGACATTCGGAACAGGTGGAATGCGTGGCATATTAGGGCCAGGCACCAATCGAATGAATACGTATACGATCCGAAAAGCAGTTGAAGGGCTAGCACTTTACATGCTTGAACACATTGAGGGTGCACGTGATAAAGGCGTCGCGATTGCTTATGACTCTCGCTACATGTCTCAAGAATTTAGTGTTGAGGCAGCGCGTGTGTTAGGAGCACATGGTATTAAAGCATATGTGTATGAATCTCTTCGCCCAACTCCATACCTCTCTTTCGCAGTACGCCACCTTCAAACGGCAGCTGGGATTATGATTACAGCTAGTCACAACCCTCCAGAGTACAATGGGTTTAAAGTGTATAACGACCAAGGGGCTCAAATGCCTCCTGCTGAGGCAAATGAGTTAATTTCCTATGTAAACAGTGTTGAAAGTGAATTAACTGTCCCTGTCCTTGATCAGGAAGAAATCGAGAGAGACGGTTTGTTGAACTGGATTGGAGAAGATGTGGACAAGGCCTATATGGAACGGTTAATGGGGATTATTCGCAACCCAGAAATGATTCGTGAACAATCGGATATTTCGATCGTGTTTACGCCTCTTCACGGCACAGCTTATCAACCCGTTTTAAATGGTTTAGAACAGGCCGGATTTACAAATGTACATGTTGTTGAGGAACAGGCGAAGCCGGACCCTGAATTCTCAACAGTTTCTTCTCCAAATCCTGAGGAGCATCAAGCCTTTGCAAAAGCCATTGAATTAGGAAAAGAAAAAGGTGCAGACCTCTTAATTGCAACAGACCCTGATGCGGATCGGTTAGGTGTTGCTGTTCAGAATGAAGAAGGGGAATATGAAGTGTTAACGGGAAATCAGCTAGGAACGTTAACGATTGACTATCTCCTTTCTCAAACGACTCCACTTCCTGAAGATGCTACTGTCATTAAGACCATTGTAACCACTGAAATGGGACGAAAAGTAGCCGAACATTACGGAGCCCGCATGATCGAAACGCTGACAGGCTTCAAATTTATAGCTGAACAAATTGAAGCCTTTAACGAAACGGGCGATGGCACATTCTTGTATGGTTTTGAAGAGAGCTATGGCTACTTAGTGGATGAATATGTTCGTGATAAGGATGCCGTTCAAGCAGCCATCACAGCAAGTGAATTAGCTGCCTACTGGCGTCAAGAAGGGAAGACCCTCTACCAAGCTCTTAGAAGTCTGTATGAGCGCCATGGGTATTATCTCGAAGGGTTACACTCCCTTACGTTAAAAGGAAAAGAAGGAACGGAGAAGATCCAACAAATTATGGATCATTTCCGCGAAGAGCAGCCGAGTCAGATTGGTTCCTATAAAGTCATAGCTGTAGAGGACTATTCCGATCAAACTCGTACGTTCTTAGATGGACGCAAATCTGAAACCATCGATCTTCCGAAAGAAAATGTAGTGAAGTACATTTTGGAAGAAGACGCATGGTGCTGTCTCCGCCCATCCGGTACAGAACCTAAAATCAAATGCTACTTCGGAGTGAAAACAGACGCTCCGGAAACAAGTGCAGAGCGTTTGGAAGAGCTGAAAGAAGCAATGGTTTCGAAAATGGAAAGTGTTATTCAAGAATCGGTTAAGTAA
- a CDS encoding TerC family protein, translating into MEFQLLFEYGWVLIVLVLLEGVLAADNALVLAVMVKHLPEEQRKKALFYGLAGAFVLRTGSLFIISFLIDVWQVQALGAAYLIFISINHLWKQRVKGKEDDDEDGEKKEEKKSGFWMTVFKVELADMAFAVDSILAAVALAVSLPETPLPVIGSLDGGKFLVVLAGGMIGIIIMRFAANKFVDLLKRKPGLETAAFVIVGWVGVKLVITVLAHPSLHILPHDFAHSVLWKVIFYSVLVLIAVAGWFLSSTEEEAEHDTIS; encoded by the coding sequence ATGGAATTTCAGTTGTTATTTGAATATGGTTGGGTATTAATTGTTCTAGTCCTGTTAGAAGGTGTTTTAGCAGCAGACAATGCGCTTGTCTTAGCTGTAATGGTTAAACATTTACCTGAAGAACAACGTAAAAAAGCACTATTTTACGGATTGGCAGGAGCGTTTGTATTACGAACAGGGTCGTTATTCATTATTTCGTTCCTAATTGATGTATGGCAAGTTCAAGCGCTCGGAGCGGCTTACTTAATCTTTATTTCGATTAATCATCTTTGGAAGCAAAGGGTAAAAGGAAAAGAAGACGATGACGAGGACGGGGAGAAGAAAGAGGAGAAGAAAAGCGGTTTTTGGATGACCGTTTTCAAAGTGGAACTAGCAGATATGGCTTTCGCGGTAGATTCGATTCTGGCGGCGGTAGCCTTGGCTGTTTCGTTACCGGAAACCCCGCTTCCTGTCATTGGAAGTCTAGATGGTGGTAAGTTTCTTGTTGTATTAGCGGGTGGGATGATCGGTATTATCATCATGCGATTTGCGGCTAATAAATTTGTGGATCTGCTAAAACGAAAGCCTGGTCTAGAGACAGCGGCCTTCGTAATTGTAGGATGGGTTGGTGTGAAGTTGGTTATAACCGTACTTGCTCACCCTTCCCTGCACATCCTTCCGCACGATTTCGCTCATTCTGTGTTATGGAAGGTCATCTTCTACAGTGTCCTCGTTCTTATTGCAGTAGCTGGCTGGTTCTTATCGAGCACTGAAGAAGAAGCAGAGCATGACACTATATCTTAA
- a CDS encoding bifunctional diguanylate cyclase/phosphodiesterase, with amino-acid sequence MQEILGYYDKEIVLLSITVAIIGSYLALDICQHIMRSRREMKRIWLGVGATTMGLSIWSMHFIGMTAFEVGLPVHYNWWMTFLSIIPAIGSSYIAFYILDKEIAGRIPTLSSSFFMGIGITSMHYLGMKAMTIPGVSMEYNIGYVFLSLMVAVVVSFIALLLFKVVQSKQFVFYKGLSALLMGGGIASMHYIGMKSVRFYIEEGAQLSTEVTGNKVFLILSVSLIMSLVLSAVILLSRVENRSTMHLAYYDLLTGLPNRLHFLMKYEELLKKARNKQHKIVCILFDVDHFKWVNDSFGYKAGDKVLSQLGEAIMAFDNPNLTIARLDGNRFGVLVRKDVSYSQLWHMLEDIQEKIKGMTFSYEQFQFKTTLSIGASMKVFDPDCEDDLFSEAEQALHYAKEIGRNTIQIYSSSVHSNERGRYLLSELRQAASREQFTLRYQPKVTATTSEVNKVEALIRWNHPSLGSISPGEFIPLAEKNGLIVSITEWVMRTAIHQMKVWEESGIPIDRVSINVSAIHFQYGNVYKMVHDLVGEYNMAPSKVELEITETSVMKNIDEAVNTLDHLRKLGIRIALDDFGTGLSSLNYLQRLPIDTLKIDKSFVDDLVHDQKQQSIVSTIISLAQHLGMEVTVEGVEHADQADLLHSYSCDYIQGYYYFKPLLPEEVEKACLLHRKILS; translated from the coding sequence ATGCAAGAAATACTGGGGTATTACGACAAAGAAATTGTCTTACTTTCAATTACGGTGGCCATTATTGGCTCTTACCTCGCATTAGATATCTGTCAGCATATCATGCGTTCAAGAAGAGAAATGAAACGGATTTGGCTAGGTGTCGGTGCGACAACGATGGGGTTAAGCATCTGGTCGATGCACTTTATTGGAATGACAGCATTTGAAGTGGGGTTGCCGGTGCATTATAACTGGTGGATGACCTTTTTATCGATTATTCCTGCAATTGGTTCCTCTTACATAGCTTTTTATATTTTAGATAAAGAAATCGCAGGAAGAATTCCTACACTCAGTTCGTCCTTTTTCATGGGAATAGGGATTACATCGATGCATTATTTAGGGATGAAGGCCATGACCATACCAGGGGTGAGCATGGAATATAATATAGGCTATGTCTTCCTTTCTTTAATGGTAGCGGTAGTCGTCTCTTTTATAGCACTTTTACTCTTTAAAGTAGTGCAATCCAAGCAATTTGTTTTTTATAAAGGATTAAGCGCCCTCTTGATGGGAGGAGGGATTGCTAGCATGCATTACATTGGTATGAAATCCGTCCGTTTTTATATCGAAGAGGGAGCGCAGTTGTCTACGGAAGTGACTGGCAACAAAGTATTTCTGATCTTATCTGTTTCTTTAATTATGTCGCTTGTGTTATCTGCTGTTATCTTGCTCTCACGAGTCGAAAACCGCAGCACGATGCACTTAGCGTATTATGATTTGCTTACAGGGTTACCAAATCGATTGCATTTCCTTATGAAATACGAAGAGTTATTGAAGAAAGCCAGGAATAAGCAACATAAGATTGTTTGTATTTTATTTGATGTCGATCACTTTAAATGGGTAAATGACTCATTTGGGTACAAGGCAGGGGACAAGGTGCTATCCCAACTGGGTGAGGCTATTATGGCGTTTGACAATCCTAATTTAACCATTGCACGCCTTGACGGAAATCGCTTCGGAGTCTTAGTACGAAAAGATGTGTCGTACAGCCAACTATGGCATATGCTTGAAGACATTCAAGAGAAGATAAAAGGGATGACATTTTCCTATGAACAGTTTCAGTTTAAGACGACTCTATCCATTGGAGCGAGTATGAAAGTGTTTGATCCAGATTGCGAAGATGATCTATTTAGTGAAGCGGAACAAGCCCTTCATTATGCAAAAGAAATTGGCCGGAATACGATTCAGATCTACAGTTCTTCTGTTCATTCAAATGAACGAGGTCGTTATCTCTTATCAGAACTCCGCCAAGCAGCTTCGCGGGAGCAGTTTACATTAAGGTATCAGCCTAAAGTGACAGCGACCACCTCTGAGGTTAATAAAGTAGAGGCCCTTATTCGTTGGAATCACCCCTCTCTTGGTTCCATCTCGCCGGGAGAATTCATTCCTTTGGCTGAGAAGAACGGACTGATTGTCTCCATTACGGAATGGGTAATGCGTACAGCGATCCATCAGATGAAGGTGTGGGAGGAATCTGGCATTCCAATTGATCGCGTTTCGATTAACGTTTCCGCCATTCATTTTCAGTACGGGAACGTTTATAAGATGGTTCATGACTTAGTTGGGGAATACAACATGGCCCCAAGTAAGGTTGAACTCGAGATCACTGAAACCTCCGTTATGAAAAATATTGATGAAGCGGTTAATACACTCGATCACCTAAGGAAATTAGGAATCCGCATAGCCCTGGATGATTTCGGGACAGGCCTTTCTTCACTAAATTATTTACAACGGTTACCGATTGATACACTAAAGATCGATAAGTCATTTGTGGACGATCTTGTTCATGATCAGAAGCAACAATCGATTGTATCCACCATCATCTCATTGGCACAGCACCTCGGAATGGAAGTGACAGTTGAAGGAGTTGAGCATGCCGACCAGGCTGACCTTCTTCATTCGTATTCCTGTGACTATATACAAGGCTACTATTACTTCAAGCCTCTTCTTCCAGAGGAAGTTGAGAAGGCATGCCTCTTACATCGAAAAATTTTATCATAG
- a CDS encoding MurR/RpiR family transcriptional regulator, whose protein sequence is MKTPVDLFTDKVHLLTHAERHVLAYIEAHIGEAKRMSLTEMAEVNNVSTTTVVRMCHHLGLNGFAELKYVLRDHHSTSVAKADNIVDQYKYIMEHALNSIDGRVIEEITDAMKDAVRIVVVAIGLTKPLGEYLSKKLMQMNQTSTYVYELHMIHLLPSWIEEEDLVLCISSSGEVELLLDLIEQLNGRRIRSVAITNTTSSSLAQLTSLSINARVPKASYAGFDITVRATLTLLLDMLFESYIRKTRKP, encoded by the coding sequence ATGAAGACACCAGTTGATTTATTTACAGACAAAGTACATCTACTTACACATGCTGAGCGTCATGTTCTAGCTTATATAGAAGCCCATATAGGGGAAGCGAAACGAATGTCGCTTACTGAGATGGCAGAAGTAAACAATGTCTCAACGACAACCGTTGTACGGATGTGCCACCATTTAGGATTGAATGGATTCGCTGAACTAAAGTATGTTCTAAGGGACCACCACTCCACATCTGTAGCCAAAGCAGATAACATAGTAGATCAATATAAATACATTATGGAACATGCGTTAAATTCCATAGACGGGCGTGTAATTGAAGAAATTACCGATGCCATGAAAGATGCGGTGAGAATTGTTGTTGTCGCTATAGGGCTCACGAAGCCTCTAGGAGAGTATTTAAGCAAGAAGCTTATGCAAATGAATCAGACGTCCACTTATGTGTACGAGCTTCATATGATCCATCTTTTACCGAGTTGGATTGAAGAAGAGGATTTGGTTCTATGCATCTCTTCGAGTGGAGAAGTGGAACTCTTGCTCGATTTGATTGAACAGTTGAACGGACGTCGCATTCGCTCTGTCGCCATAACGAATACCACTTCAAGTTCATTGGCGCAGTTAACCTCGTTATCGATCAATGCTCGCGTGCCTAAAGCCTCCTATGCAGGTTTTGATATTACAGTACGAGCCACATTAACACTTCTTTTAGATATGCTGTTTGAATCGTATATACGTAAGACACGAAAACCATAA
- the brnQ gene encoding branched-chain amino acid transport system II carrier protein, which translates to MTKKDTVTIGFMLFALFFGAGNLIYPPQLGIEAGSSYWSAIAGFIITGVGLPILAVTAIAFVNDDAKALGSRVHPWFGLIFTSLIYLAIGPFFAIPRAANVAYETGIKPMVGSAGEGSSALLIFSIIFFALVFWISLNPSKIVDRIGQWLTPILLIAMVALSIASFLTFDAPMQEPTGKYSAAPFFEGFLEGYLTMDAIAGLAFGIIVVTALKERGVTDRKTTIKQTIKAGSVTAIGLIVVYGSIGWMGAKMASMGSYANGGEILADGANMLFGSFGALLLGTIVALACFTTCIGLTVACSQFFSNTFKSVKYTHVAIVFTLISFGLTNMGLSQIIAYSVPALVFIYPLAIVLIVLSFFHKLFNGSKHVYRGALIFTSVIAIYDGLEAFNGEEITAFKNALDFLPLFAEGLGWVIPAAVGALIGGVIEFVAFFTKKKRNLAVKDTSYKASS; encoded by the coding sequence ATGACGAAAAAAGATACCGTAACCATAGGCTTTATGCTCTTTGCCCTATTCTTTGGTGCAGGGAATTTAATTTATCCACCACAACTTGGTATAGAGGCTGGATCTTCATACTGGTCTGCCATTGCTGGTTTTATTATTACAGGCGTAGGCCTTCCGATATTGGCAGTTACTGCTATTGCCTTTGTAAATGATGATGCGAAAGCACTTGGAAGCCGTGTTCATCCATGGTTTGGATTGATCTTTACATCTCTGATTTATTTAGCGATTGGTCCATTCTTTGCTATTCCTCGTGCAGCTAACGTAGCTTACGAAACAGGGATCAAACCTATGGTCGGTTCCGCCGGTGAAGGTTCGTCTGCGTTATTGATTTTCTCTATTATTTTCTTTGCTTTGGTATTTTGGATTAGCTTGAACCCATCTAAGATTGTAGACCGAATCGGTCAATGGTTAACTCCGATTCTTCTTATCGCTATGGTGGCCCTGAGCATCGCGAGTTTCCTAACGTTTGATGCTCCTATGCAAGAGCCAACAGGCAAGTATAGTGCTGCACCGTTTTTTGAAGGGTTCCTTGAAGGTTACCTTACAATGGATGCCATTGCAGGTCTTGCCTTTGGAATTATCGTTGTGACGGCTTTAAAAGAACGCGGAGTCACAGATCGTAAAACAACGATTAAACAAACCATTAAAGCAGGCTCTGTTACGGCTATTGGCTTAATTGTTGTATATGGCTCCATCGGGTGGATGGGAGCTAAGATGGCTTCTATGGGCTCTTATGCAAATGGTGGGGAGATTTTAGCGGACGGAGCGAACATGTTATTTGGCTCATTCGGCGCATTATTGCTTGGTACCATTGTAGCCCTGGCATGCTTCACAACGTGTATTGGACTAACTGTAGCTTGTTCTCAGTTCTTCTCAAACACCTTTAAGAGCGTTAAATACACTCACGTTGCCATCGTGTTCACATTAATTAGTTTTGGATTAACAAATATGGGATTAAGTCAGATTATCGCTTACTCTGTTCCAGCCCTTGTGTTCATCTATCCGTTAGCGATTGTATTGATTGTATTATCATTCTTTCACAAATTATTTAATGGCTCGAAACATGTCTATCGCGGGGCTCTTATCTTCACAAGTGTGATCGCCATTTACGATGGTCTAGAAGCATTCAACGGAGAAGAAATTACAGCCTTTAAGAACGCTCTCGACTTCCTTCCACTCTTTGCAGAAGGTCTTGGTTGGGTTATTCCAGCAGCTGTAGGTGCCTTAATCGGAGGGGTCATTGAATTCGTTGCCTTCTTTACTAAAAAAAAACGTAACTTAGCTGTCAAAGACACAAGCTATAAAGCTTCTTCCTAA
- a CDS encoding MFS transporter, producing MTNQPEKLWNSSFIFLILANWFTFMSFQMLIPTLPPYMEELGGSKFQVGLVTTLFSIGAILSRPFIGHLLQTQTRKRLVVLGSISLLTITLLYSFTTAVLVFLAFRFIHGLAWGWSSTTNGTAAVDLVPKKRIGEGMGYFGLSVTIGMIIAPSLGIYLYQNFSFPVLIYTSVSLGTISLILFTLTRFRTPENIKNKSLKDEPFTFWGSMIEKRSWFPAMISFFNTFGYGSIVTFIVIFGQEQGIDQIYLFYLFNAVLATIMRPITGKWFDRKGPWLLIMVCSVLAFAGMWTIALADNFYYIIAAGILFGAGFGSMMPAFQAWVISKTTQERSGIANGMYYSTIDLGIGLSALLLGFISNYVETATLFKISSASFIIVLFLTFFDYQKNKDVEWESEQS from the coding sequence GTGACGAATCAACCAGAGAAATTATGGAACTCATCCTTTATCTTTTTAATTCTAGCCAATTGGTTTACTTTCATGAGCTTTCAAATGCTCATCCCGACTTTACCTCCATACATGGAAGAGCTGGGCGGTTCGAAGTTTCAAGTTGGACTCGTGACCACACTATTTTCGATTGGGGCTATCCTGAGCAGACCATTTATTGGACACCTCTTGCAAACGCAAACGAGAAAGCGGCTTGTAGTCTTAGGTTCTATCTCTTTATTAACCATCACCTTACTCTACTCATTCACAACAGCCGTACTGGTCTTTTTAGCTTTCCGCTTTATTCATGGATTAGCTTGGGGTTGGTCTTCTACGACAAACGGAACCGCTGCGGTGGATTTGGTTCCTAAGAAACGAATAGGGGAAGGAATGGGGTACTTCGGACTGAGTGTCACGATTGGCATGATTATCGCGCCAAGTCTTGGCATTTACCTCTATCAGAACTTCTCTTTTCCAGTCCTTATTTATACTTCTGTAAGTTTAGGGACCATTTCTTTAATCCTGTTTACACTCACCCGGTTCAGAACTCCTGAAAATATTAAGAATAAGAGTTTGAAGGATGAACCATTCACATTTTGGGGATCAATGATCGAAAAGCGGAGCTGGTTTCCTGCTATGATCTCTTTCTTTAACACGTTCGGGTACGGGTCTATTGTAACGTTTATCGTTATTTTTGGTCAGGAACAAGGCATCGATCAAATTTATTTATTCTACCTTTTTAATGCCGTGTTAGCCACGATTATGAGACCTATTACAGGAAAATGGTTTGATCGTAAAGGTCCATGGCTCTTGATTATGGTCTGTTCTGTCCTCGCATTTGCTGGTATGTGGACGATCGCCCTTGCCGACAACTTCTACTACATCATTGCAGCCGGAATTCTTTTTGGGGCCGGATTCGGTTCTATGATGCCCGCCTTTCAAGCCTGGGTCATTTCAAAGACCACACAGGAACGAAGCGGAATTGCAAACGGGATGTATTATTCGACCATTGATCTTGGGATTGGACTAAGTGCCCTTCTTCTTGGATTCATCTCGAATTACGTAGAAACGGCAACCCTTTTTAAAATTTCAAGCGCCTCTTTCATTATCGTTTTATTCTTAACTTTCTTTGACTATCAGAAGAATAAAGATGTAGAGTGGGAGAGCGAACAGAGCTAG
- a CDS encoding AI-2E family transporter has translation MYHKKWFQTLVGIILVCLLFWLLKHIEYVYEPIFTYIGAIAFPVIAAGVLYYISRPVVHLLERYRVHRILAIFFVFILFVLIVYLIVTFIAPIAQEQFTRFVDNLPAMIREVEGIIDYWQSNQVIIPDQFSSAITDAQNELFSRAQEITGALTTFVIGMVTSLVQFLFLLILVPFFLFYMLKDGEKLQPFLAKFFKDKRAASLTRLFKRIDHTLSSFIQGQLTVSFCVGVLLFIGYTIIGLQYSLSLALFGMATNVIPFAGPYLAVIPAILAAFFQDPFMIWYVIIIMIVAQQIEGNLISPNVMGKALSIHPLTIITLILAAGSIAGFIGLLFVIPFYAVVKTIIGHFYEETFDAREL, from the coding sequence ATGTACCATAAGAAATGGTTCCAAACCTTAGTGGGTATCATTTTGGTTTGTTTGCTATTTTGGCTATTGAAACATATTGAATATGTATACGAGCCGATCTTTACATACATAGGGGCTATCGCCTTTCCTGTTATTGCGGCAGGCGTCCTCTATTATATTTCCAGGCCGGTTGTCCATCTATTAGAGAGGTACCGTGTACATAGAATTCTAGCGATCTTCTTCGTGTTTATCTTATTCGTCCTGATTGTATATTTGATCGTGACGTTTATTGCTCCGATTGCACAAGAACAATTTACACGATTTGTAGATAATCTACCTGCGATGATTCGCGAAGTGGAAGGCATTATCGACTACTGGCAGAGTAATCAAGTCATCATTCCTGATCAGTTCTCATCTGCCATCACCGACGCTCAAAATGAACTGTTTTCGAGAGCCCAAGAGATTACAGGAGCTCTTACAACATTCGTGATCGGGATGGTTACTTCCCTTGTCCAGTTCTTATTCTTGCTGATCCTCGTTCCGTTTTTCCTTTTCTATATGTTAAAGGACGGAGAGAAACTGCAACCATTTCTGGCCAAGTTCTTTAAAGATAAACGTGCTGCAAGCTTAACACGTTTGTTTAAGCGAATTGATCACACATTGTCCTCCTTTATTCAAGGACAGTTGACTGTTAGTTTCTGTGTAGGAGTCCTATTGTTTATCGGATATACCATCATTGGATTACAATACTCCTTATCACTGGCCCTCTTCGGTATGGCCACAAACGTCATTCCATTTGCCGGCCCTTATCTGGCGGTCATCCCGGCCATATTGGCTGCTTTCTTCCAGGATCCGTTTATGATTTGGTATGTCATTATCATCATGATCGTAGCTCAACAGATTGAAGGGAACTTAATATCTCCTAATGTAATGGGGAAAGCACTAAGCATTCATCCCCTCACAATCATTACGCTGATCTTAGCCGCAGGAAGCATTGCAGGGTTTATTGGCCTGCTCTTTGTCATTCCGTTTTATGCGGTAGTGAAAACGATTATTGGTCACTTTTATGAAGAAACATTTGATGCGAGAGAGCTTTAA